A genomic stretch from Streptomyces sp. QL37 includes:
- a CDS encoding sugar ABC transporter permease produces MSSSLDQRRPPRPGPHGSPRPGPAGFAPTRRPARRIRDRLAGAGFLAPAVLLVSALLLLPFATTVYRSFFDDRRVSSFAGLDNYALFLSDPVLTRSIQNTLMWVVGTVALPLVLGLAIAVLTHGAGWSRVARLVVVLPYALSGSAVAVVWNFVLNTDGAANQVLKAFGMDSLAQGWLLEWPGNTVVMIIANTWQSAGVAVILFLVGLQTIPPETLEAASLDGAAGWRKFWFVVLPLLRTVSVIVIGTSLVNGLKSFDLIWVLTQGGPGRQSETLAVSMYQETFLALHPGAGAAVAVVLTTIVLFTSWLYLRRQLTPKGN; encoded by the coding sequence ATGAGTTCTTCCCTCGACCAGCGCCGGCCCCCGCGCCCCGGGCCGCACGGCTCTCCGCGGCCGGGCCCCGCGGGCTTCGCGCCCACGCGCCGGCCTGCCCGGCGAATACGGGACAGGCTGGCCGGGGCCGGGTTCCTGGCTCCCGCCGTGCTCCTGGTGAGCGCCCTCCTGCTGCTCCCGTTCGCCACGACCGTCTACCGGAGCTTCTTCGACGACAGGCGCGTCTCGAGCTTCGCCGGTCTCGACAACTACGCCCTGTTCCTCAGCGATCCGGTGCTGACCCGCTCGATCCAGAACACGCTGATGTGGGTGGTCGGTACGGTCGCACTGCCGCTCGTGCTGGGCCTGGCCATCGCCGTACTCACGCACGGCGCCGGATGGTCCCGTGTGGCGCGGCTGGTCGTCGTCCTTCCCTACGCCCTGTCCGGCTCGGCCGTTGCGGTGGTGTGGAACTTCGTCCTCAACACCGACGGCGCGGCGAACCAGGTGCTCAAGGCCTTCGGCATGGATTCGCTCGCCCAGGGCTGGCTGCTGGAGTGGCCGGGCAACACGGTTGTGATGATCATCGCCAACACCTGGCAGTCGGCGGGTGTCGCGGTGATCCTCTTCCTGGTCGGCCTCCAGACCATCCCGCCCGAGACCCTCGAAGCCGCCTCCCTGGACGGTGCGGCGGGCTGGCGGAAGTTCTGGTTCGTCGTGCTGCCCCTGCTGCGGACCGTCTCGGTGATCGTCATCGGCACCAGCTTGGTCAACGGGCTCAAGTCCTTCGACCTGATCTGGGTGCTCACCCAGGGCGGGCCGGGGAGGCAGTCCGAGACGCTCGCGGTCTCGATGTACCAGGAGACCTTCCTCGCCCTGCACCCCGGCGCGGGCGCGGCGGTGGCGGTCGTCCTCACCACGATCGTGCTGTTCACCTCGTGGCTGTACCTGCGGCGTCAGCTGACCCCGAAAGGCAACTGA
- a CDS encoding class I mannose-6-phosphate isomerase, producing the protein MHSEPRPYERNPRYPATGAVVTGWDDAVATLPVRPAVLALDGPAALDWHEAAQGIAAALRERSIEVAVLDVREHWSPAAVERLCVPDAESDAFFLPLAEFDMADLFEGRLSVERPTSGVLLVFGPGAALCSPDTLWWADLPKRYAESAVASGTLPVGVNLGRPHTAGELRSLFYTDWPVSDRHRDTLASRIDRWIDVQNPGAPTSLDGEAVRATLAGLARQPVRTRPYFNSTPWGGRWAADTLGFEPDNGNTALGYELIAPEAGVLVGQDAGAQVELPFQLLCVLHPEQFLGTDVHQRYGTSFPIRFDYLDTVGGGNLSLHCHPQEQYMRETFGWAYTQHETYYVTASEPGSRVFLGLRQSTDVDILRKEVEASATHGTPLRVEDHVQTFPADPGQLFMIPAGTPHSSGAGNLVLEISATPYLYSLRFYDWLRRSTSGVPRPLSHRHAFANLDTGRRGGEVVEDLVQKPRPVREGTGWREEVIGALHEMFYAVHRFVLDGTGPADDDTEGRFHILNVAAGDGVVVETADGRLHDLAFAETLTVPAAVGGYRLHPVGGRPVQVVKSLVTPS; encoded by the coding sequence GTGCACTCAGAGCCCCGCCCTTACGAACGAAACCCCCGCTATCCGGCCACCGGAGCCGTGGTCACCGGGTGGGACGACGCCGTCGCGACCCTGCCCGTGCGACCGGCCGTACTCGCCCTGGACGGGCCTGCGGCTCTGGACTGGCACGAAGCCGCCCAGGGGATCGCCGCCGCGCTGCGGGAAAGGTCCATCGAGGTCGCCGTGCTCGATGTGCGTGAGCACTGGTCACCGGCAGCTGTCGAGCGGCTGTGCGTCCCTGACGCCGAGTCCGACGCGTTCTTCCTGCCGCTCGCCGAGTTCGACATGGCCGACCTCTTCGAGGGCCGACTCTCCGTCGAACGCCCCACGAGCGGAGTCCTGCTGGTCTTCGGCCCCGGCGCCGCCCTCTGTTCGCCCGATACGCTCTGGTGGGCGGACCTGCCCAAGCGGTATGCCGAGAGTGCTGTCGCTTCCGGAACGCTGCCGGTGGGCGTCAACCTCGGGCGTCCGCACACGGCGGGCGAACTGCGCAGCCTCTTCTACACCGACTGGCCCGTCTCCGACCGCCACCGTGACACGCTCGCCTCCAGGATCGACCGGTGGATCGACGTACAGAACCCGGGGGCCCCTACCTCCCTGGACGGCGAGGCGGTCCGCGCCACCCTCGCCGGCCTGGCCCGGCAGCCCGTACGCACCCGCCCCTACTTCAACTCCACCCCCTGGGGCGGTCGGTGGGCCGCAGACACGCTCGGCTTCGAGCCCGACAACGGCAACACCGCCCTCGGCTACGAGCTGATCGCCCCCGAAGCCGGCGTCCTCGTCGGCCAGGACGCCGGCGCACAGGTGGAACTGCCCTTCCAGCTCCTGTGCGTCCTGCACCCGGAGCAGTTCCTCGGCACGGACGTGCATCAGCGCTACGGCACCTCCTTCCCCATCCGCTTCGACTACCTCGACACCGTCGGGGGCGGCAACCTCTCCCTGCACTGCCACCCGCAGGAGCAGTACATGCGGGAAACCTTCGGCTGGGCCTACACCCAGCACGAGACCTACTACGTCACGGCGAGCGAACCCGGGTCCCGGGTCTTCCTCGGGCTGCGGCAGAGTACGGACGTGGACATCCTGCGCAAGGAAGTGGAGGCGTCGGCGACGCACGGCACACCGCTGCGCGTCGAGGATCACGTCCAGACGTTCCCCGCGGATCCCGGCCAGCTGTTCATGATCCCGGCCGGCACCCCGCACTCCTCCGGGGCGGGCAACCTCGTGCTGGAGATCAGCGCCACTCCCTACCTCTACTCGCTGCGCTTCTACGACTGGCTGCGCCGTTCCACCTCCGGGGTGCCCAGGCCGCTGTCCCACCGTCATGCCTTCGCCAACCTCGACACAGGGCGGCGCGGCGGCGAGGTCGTCGAGGACCTCGTCCAGAAGCCGCGCCCCGTGCGCGAGGGCACGGGCTGGCGCGAAGAGGTCATCGGCGCCCTGCACGAGATGTTCTACGCGGTCCACCGCTTCGTACTCGACGGAACAGGGCCGGCCGACGACGACACCGAGGGCAGGTTCCACATCCTCAACGTCGCCGCCGGTGACGGCGTGGTCGTGGAGACCGCAGACGGCCGGCTCCACGACCTGGCCTTCGCTGAAACTCTCACCGTGCCGGCGGCAGTAGGCGGGTATCGACTCCACCCCGTCGGCGGACGGCCCGTACAGGTGGTCAAGTCCTTGGTGACACCGTCATGA
- a CDS encoding carbohydrate ABC transporter permease, producing MPTIPGTPTRAPRTRTTPGRILRNTTLVVISLAWALPTWLLLVNALVPAADYGGTPHWWPQGFGLFDNMSQAWTKADLGPSMGNSLLYAVTSAAAAIVVATTAAFATVVMPLKHKTLWFWLIYSGTLLPLQVFLRPLFLAYADTGLYDAQFGLFLVYVAIAIPFAYFIMRNFALTLAPEIIEAARMDGASWWRIFWQIHVPLSRSAMVAAFVFQFVAVWNDLLFGITLSTSKNIRPVMAALAELQGNYSNVGPPVVLGGALLVSLPTVVLFFSAQRFFVSSLKLHG from the coding sequence ATGCCCACCATTCCCGGCACACCCACCCGCGCCCCGCGAACGCGGACCACGCCCGGCCGGATCCTGCGCAACACGACCCTGGTGGTCATCTCCTTGGCCTGGGCACTGCCCACCTGGCTGCTGCTCGTCAACGCCTTGGTGCCGGCTGCCGACTACGGAGGTACGCCTCACTGGTGGCCGCAGGGCTTCGGACTATTCGACAACATGTCGCAAGCCTGGACGAAGGCGGACCTCGGCCCTTCCATGGGCAACAGCCTGCTCTACGCGGTCACCAGCGCCGCCGCCGCCATCGTGGTGGCCACCACCGCCGCCTTCGCGACGGTCGTCATGCCCCTCAAGCACAAGACGCTGTGGTTCTGGCTGATCTACTCGGGAACCCTGCTGCCGCTCCAGGTCTTCCTGCGCCCGCTGTTCCTCGCCTACGCCGACACCGGGCTCTACGACGCCCAGTTCGGGCTGTTCCTGGTGTACGTGGCCATCGCCATCCCCTTCGCCTACTTCATCATGCGCAACTTCGCGCTGACGCTGGCACCGGAGATCATCGAGGCCGCCCGGATGGACGGTGCGTCGTGGTGGCGGATCTTCTGGCAGATCCACGTGCCACTGTCCAGGTCCGCCATGGTGGCCGCCTTTGTCTTCCAGTTCGTCGCCGTCTGGAACGACCTGCTCTTCGGTATCACGCTGTCCACCAGCAAGAACATCCGTCCGGTCATGGCCGCGCTGGCCGAACTCCAGGGCAATTACTCCAATGTGGGGCCGCCGGTGGTCCTCGGCGGGGCGCTCCTGGTCTCCCTGCCGACCGTCGTCCTGTTCTTCTCCGCACAGCGCTTCTTCGTCAGCAGCCTCAAGCTGCACGGCTGA
- a CDS encoding glycoside hydrolase family 38 C-terminal domain-containing protein — MHDDRTLTERRLARVLDQRLRPAIHVCSLPLDVSVHHVPGEPVPVSEGISGPHEPISVGEHWGPAWSTSWFRIRGTVPADWAGERVEAVLDLGFGSTQPGFSAEGLVYRADGTPVKALNPRNTWLLVSERAEGGEDFEFHIEAAANPLIFDFDAAGDPFIPTRAGEVAPWLRAEGPTGQVGEPLYRLTRMDLAVFDETVWELVQDLDVLSGLMHQLPEDSTRRSQIRYAVSTALDAIDLQDIGGTAGRARTLLAPALSAPAHASAHRISAVGHAHIDTAWLWPVRETVRKAARTVSNVTALMDDHPDFRFVMSQAQQLAWLKEQRPEVYTRVLEKVATGQFLPTGSLWVEPDTNLSGGESLVRQFVHGKRFYLEEFGVETRDMWLPDTFGYNAALPQLMKLAGIDYFLTQKISWNTTNAFPHHTFWWEGIDGSRVFSHFPPVDSYNGDLSGADIGHTERNFRDKGAANRSLVPFGYGDGGGGPTREMLARAERLTSLEGSAKVEMEGPADFFTKAHEEYPDAPVWVGELYLELHRGTLTSQLATKQGNRRSEHMLREAELWSATAALRTGEPYPYAALDRIWKTVLLHQFHDILPGSSIAWVHRETEKAHQEVARELNSVIDTAQRALAGPADADGGSVVFNAAPHSRDGVPALAGAPRTTPVRTAPVRPGPDGDLVLDNGSVRITVDARGLITSAYDLTAGREALAPGSVGNLLQLHQDFPNQWDAWDVDAFYRNTVQDLTMADEVTAHDDAIEVVRSVNKSRIRQLLTLREGTRRLDIETTIDWREREKILKVAFPFDLRAGDSTSEIPFGHVRRPTHSNTSWDAARFEICAHRFLHIEEPGWGVALVNDSTYGHDVTRDVRPDGGTTTTARLSLLRAPLFPDPDTDQGEHRLRYGLVIGADIGEAVREGYRFNLAERTVVGSAVVAPLVGVDHSGVVIEAVKLADDCSGDVIVRLYESLGGRATTTLHAGFPLTAAAMTDLLERPLADRSDLPVTADGVPLVLRPFQILTVRLTPSTRAPGR; from the coding sequence ATGCACGACGACCGCACGCTGACCGAACGCCGGCTCGCCCGGGTACTCGACCAGCGTCTCAGGCCCGCAATCCACGTCTGCTCCCTCCCGCTCGACGTGAGCGTCCACCACGTCCCCGGCGAACCGGTTCCGGTGAGCGAGGGAATCTCGGGACCCCACGAGCCGATCAGTGTCGGTGAACACTGGGGCCCGGCATGGTCCACCAGTTGGTTCAGGATCCGTGGCACCGTCCCTGCCGACTGGGCGGGTGAACGGGTCGAAGCGGTGCTCGACCTCGGTTTCGGTTCCACGCAGCCCGGCTTCTCCGCCGAAGGACTCGTGTACCGCGCCGACGGCACCCCCGTGAAGGCCCTCAACCCGCGCAACACCTGGCTCCTCGTGTCCGAACGGGCCGAGGGCGGAGAGGACTTCGAGTTCCACATCGAGGCCGCCGCCAACCCGCTGATCTTCGACTTCGACGCCGCGGGCGACCCCTTCATCCCCACCCGTGCGGGCGAAGTCGCCCCTTGGCTGCGCGCCGAGGGCCCCACCGGCCAGGTCGGTGAACCGCTGTACCGGCTGACCCGCATGGATCTCGCAGTCTTCGACGAGACGGTCTGGGAGCTCGTCCAGGACCTCGACGTCCTCTCCGGGCTCATGCACCAACTGCCCGAGGACTCCACCCGCCGCAGCCAGATCCGGTACGCGGTGAGCACGGCCCTCGACGCGATCGATCTCCAGGACATCGGCGGTACCGCCGGGCGGGCCAGGACACTGCTTGCTCCCGCGCTCTCCGCGCCCGCGCACGCGAGCGCCCACCGGATCTCGGCCGTCGGCCACGCCCACATCGACACGGCCTGGCTGTGGCCGGTGCGCGAAACCGTCCGCAAGGCGGCCCGCACCGTCTCGAACGTGACCGCGCTGATGGACGACCACCCCGACTTCCGATTCGTCATGTCGCAGGCCCAGCAACTGGCCTGGCTCAAGGAGCAGCGCCCCGAGGTGTATACCCGGGTACTGGAGAAGGTGGCAACCGGGCAGTTCCTGCCGACCGGCAGTCTCTGGGTCGAACCCGACACCAACCTCTCGGGCGGCGAGTCCCTGGTGCGTCAGTTCGTCCACGGCAAGCGCTTCTACCTGGAGGAGTTCGGCGTCGAGACGCGGGACATGTGGTTGCCGGACACCTTCGGCTACAACGCCGCGTTGCCACAGCTCATGAAGCTCGCCGGTATCGACTATTTCCTCACGCAGAAGATCTCCTGGAACACCACCAACGCGTTCCCGCACCACACCTTCTGGTGGGAGGGCATCGACGGCTCTCGCGTGTTCAGCCACTTCCCGCCCGTCGACTCCTACAACGGCGACCTCTCCGGAGCTGACATCGGCCACACCGAACGCAACTTCCGCGACAAGGGCGCTGCCAACCGCTCCCTGGTGCCGTTCGGCTACGGCGACGGCGGGGGAGGCCCCACCCGCGAAATGCTGGCGCGCGCCGAACGGCTCACGAGTCTGGAGGGCTCCGCAAAGGTGGAGATGGAGGGGCCCGCCGACTTCTTCACCAAGGCCCACGAGGAGTACCCCGATGCGCCGGTCTGGGTCGGCGAGCTCTACCTGGAACTCCACCGGGGCACACTCACCAGCCAGCTCGCCACCAAACAGGGCAACCGGCGCAGCGAACACATGCTGCGGGAGGCGGAACTGTGGTCGGCCACGGCCGCGCTGCGGACGGGCGAGCCATATCCGTACGCAGCGCTCGACCGCATATGGAAGACCGTGCTGCTGCACCAGTTCCACGACATCCTGCCCGGCTCCTCCATCGCCTGGGTGCACCGGGAGACGGAGAAGGCCCACCAGGAGGTCGCCCGCGAACTGAACTCCGTCATCGACACCGCCCAGCGCGCCCTGGCCGGGCCCGCAGACGCCGACGGCGGCAGCGTCGTCTTCAACGCCGCCCCACACAGCCGCGACGGGGTGCCGGCACTCGCCGGCGCCCCCCGCACCACACCGGTGCGGACGGCACCCGTACGACCAGGCCCCGACGGCGACCTCGTCCTGGACAACGGATCGGTGCGGATCACGGTCGACGCCCGCGGCCTGATCACGTCCGCGTACGACCTGACAGCCGGGCGCGAGGCGCTCGCCCCCGGTTCGGTGGGCAACCTCCTCCAGCTCCATCAGGACTTCCCCAACCAGTGGGACGCCTGGGACGTCGACGCGTTCTACCGCAACACCGTGCAGGACCTCACCATGGCCGACGAGGTCACGGCCCACGACGACGCCATCGAAGTCGTACGGAGCGTCAACAAGTCGCGCATCCGGCAGCTGCTGACCCTGCGGGAGGGCACCCGCCGACTCGACATCGAGACCACCATCGACTGGCGCGAGCGCGAGAAGATCCTCAAGGTGGCGTTCCCCTTCGACCTCCGGGCCGGTGACTCCACCAGCGAGATCCCCTTCGGCCATGTCCGGCGGCCCACCCACTCCAACACCAGCTGGGACGCGGCCCGCTTCGAGATCTGCGCTCACCGCTTCCTGCACATCGAGGAGCCAGGCTGGGGAGTGGCGCTGGTCAACGACTCCACCTACGGCCACGACGTCACCCGCGACGTCCGTCCCGACGGCGGCACGACGACCACCGCCAGGCTTTCGCTCCTGCGCGCCCCGCTCTTCCCGGACCCGGACACCGATCAGGGCGAACACCGTTTGCGCTACGGCCTGGTCATCGGCGCGGACATCGGCGAAGCCGTCCGCGAGGGCTACCGCTTCAACCTGGCCGAACGTACCGTCGTCGGTTCGGCCGTTGTGGCCCCTCTGGTCGGAGTCGACCACAGTGGTGTGGTGATCGAAGCGGTCAAGCTCGCGGACGACTGTTCAGGAGACGTGATCGTGCGTCTCTACGAGTCACTCGGCGGACGTGCCACGACGACCTTGCACGCCGGATTTCCGTTGACCGCCGCCGCGATGACCGACCTGCTCGAACGGCCCTTGGCGGACCGATCCGACCTTCCGGTCACAGCCGACGGCGTTCCGCTCGTGCTGCGCCCGTTCCAGATCCTGACCGTGCGACTTACACCGAGCACGCGGGCACCGGGACGGTAG
- a CDS encoding ROK family protein, which produces MTQVPVLEIGGTHVTAALVDMATGLTVAGSVVRGPVSADAGASELLDCFAEAARHIAAPHRTRWGVAVPGPFDYTAGIGRFRGIGKFESLHDVDVGAELRDRLPHARTISFLNDADAFAIGEHHSGAAARRNRSVCVTLGTGVGSSFLRDGRPVTEGPTVPPEGRAHRITVDGRPLEEVVSRRAIRATYAAATGLDGRAARPDVSEIAASARMADPHAAAAISECFTTLGRALAPWCAMFRPDVMVVGGSMAASWDLIGPALRAGLTTGAHAAGPGAEAVVAAMDLRTARRPDDAPLIGAAHWALGRRTECDPPEPDPLAAEPVASDACRAARS; this is translated from the coding sequence ATGACCCAGGTGCCCGTACTGGAGATCGGCGGTACCCACGTCACCGCCGCTCTGGTGGACATGGCGACCGGCCTGACGGTCGCCGGTTCGGTCGTCCGCGGACCTGTGTCCGCCGACGCCGGTGCCTCGGAGCTCCTCGACTGCTTCGCCGAGGCGGCCCGGCACATCGCGGCACCCCACCGGACGCGATGGGGCGTCGCGGTGCCGGGGCCGTTCGACTACACGGCCGGCATCGGCAGATTCCGGGGCATCGGCAAGTTCGAGTCGCTCCACGACGTCGACGTCGGGGCGGAACTGCGGGATCGGCTGCCGCACGCACGTACCATCAGCTTCCTCAACGACGCGGACGCCTTCGCCATCGGGGAACACCACAGCGGGGCCGCAGCACGACGGAACCGGTCCGTGTGCGTCACGCTCGGCACCGGCGTCGGATCCTCGTTCCTGCGTGACGGACGCCCCGTCACCGAAGGCCCCACCGTGCCGCCGGAGGGCCGCGCCCACCGCATCACCGTCGACGGGCGGCCGCTGGAGGAGGTGGTCTCGCGGCGGGCGATCCGTGCGACGTACGCAGCGGCGACAGGTCTCGACGGGCGGGCCGCGCGCCCGGACGTGAGCGAGATCGCCGCATCGGCCCGCATGGCGGACCCGCACGCCGCGGCTGCGATCAGCGAGTGTTTCACCACGCTGGGGCGTGCCCTGGCACCCTGGTGCGCGATGTTCCGGCCGGACGTGATGGTCGTCGGCGGCTCCATGGCCGCCTCCTGGGACCTCATAGGCCCCGCGCTGCGCGCCGGACTCACCACCGGGGCCCACGCCGCCGGGCCGGGAGCGGAAGCGGTCGTCGCCGCGATGGACCTGCGTACCGCCCGACGGCCCGACGACGCCCCCCTGATCGGCGCCGCGCACTGGGCCCTGGGGCGTCGGACGGAGTGCGACCCGCCGGAGCCCGACCCCCTGGCGGCCGAACCCGTGGCCTCCGACGCCTGCCGAGCGGCTCGGTCATGA
- a CDS encoding extracellular solute-binding protein, translating into MRSIGGATQWSSHPLGRRSVLAGIGAGGAAVLAGCARGDSTAVKPGTTSLANDNATWDQGYVAAGRELKKLTGHALRPLSNPNPTSYRQVTQISLQTTKATDMIKWASGYFLKSLARTGELSDLSSLWADYERKGWVTPQTRESMSYRGSVYGIPLYESYYVLFYNTALFRKHGLRAPGTWEELLHNAEVLKKAGVVPFVATQSGNWPAYEWFQELVSKVDPAFYTELISGKARYTDPQARKALQIWQDFMRKGWMTPADFDQNNGPAALKAGRVGMFLHGSWQSQGIAATGMKPGVDFDAFVMPPVESSTRRSVITESGVLAVPRKAVSHDAAMANAANWLDPRVQKVWTDFLQDASANPRSRPGNPVMADLKGQALRERWTLLPRYGESGPPNLIQGNTDDLGSFMTGASSPESTLRSMAGRATEEWAAWERDEA; encoded by the coding sequence ATGAGATCAATCGGCGGGGCGACACAGTGGTCGTCCCACCCGCTCGGCCGCCGGAGCGTCCTGGCGGGCATCGGAGCGGGCGGTGCGGCCGTGCTGGCAGGCTGCGCCCGCGGCGACAGCACCGCGGTGAAGCCCGGCACCACCTCGCTCGCCAACGACAACGCCACCTGGGACCAGGGCTATGTGGCTGCCGGGCGGGAGCTGAAGAAGCTCACCGGCCACGCGCTGCGTCCGCTGTCCAATCCGAACCCCACGTCGTACAGGCAGGTCACGCAGATCTCACTGCAGACCACCAAGGCCACCGACATGATCAAGTGGGCCTCAGGCTATTTCCTCAAGTCCCTGGCCCGCACCGGCGAGCTCAGCGATCTCTCCTCACTGTGGGCGGACTACGAACGCAAGGGCTGGGTCACGCCCCAGACCCGCGAGTCGATGTCCTACCGCGGCTCCGTTTACGGGATACCGCTCTACGAGTCGTACTACGTGCTGTTCTACAACACCGCCCTCTTCCGCAAGCACGGCCTCCGGGCGCCCGGCACCTGGGAGGAGCTGCTGCACAACGCCGAGGTGCTGAAGAAGGCGGGCGTGGTCCCGTTCGTCGCCACACAGAGCGGCAACTGGCCCGCCTACGAGTGGTTCCAGGAGCTCGTCAGCAAGGTGGACCCCGCGTTCTACACCGAGCTGATCAGCGGGAAGGCGCGTTACACCGACCCGCAGGCGAGGAAGGCTCTGCAGATCTGGCAGGACTTCATGCGCAAGGGCTGGATGACGCCGGCGGACTTCGACCAGAACAACGGCCCTGCCGCGCTGAAGGCCGGGCGGGTCGGTATGTTCCTGCACGGTTCCTGGCAGTCGCAGGGGATCGCCGCCACCGGCATGAAGCCGGGTGTCGACTTCGACGCCTTCGTCATGCCGCCCGTCGAGTCCTCCACCCGCCGCTCCGTCATCACCGAGTCCGGCGTGCTCGCCGTCCCGCGCAAGGCCGTCTCGCACGACGCCGCGATGGCCAACGCGGCGAACTGGCTCGACCCGAGGGTCCAGAAGGTGTGGACCGACTTCCTCCAGGACGCCTCTGCCAACCCGCGCTCCCGGCCCGGCAACCCGGTGATGGCCGACCTCAAGGGCCAGGCGCTGCGGGAGCGCTGGACGCTGCTGCCGCGCTACGGCGAGTCGGGCCCGCCCAACCTCATCCAGGGCAACACCGACGACCTGGGGAGCTTCATGACCGGGGCCTCCTCCCCCGAGAGCACGCTGCGCAGCATGGCGGGTCGGGCGACCGAGGAGTGGGCCGCGTGGGAGAGGGACGAGGCATGA
- a CDS encoding LacI family DNA-binding transcriptional regulator, translated as MRDVAARAEVSAMTVSRVLKDDPRVTEATRERVLSAVDALGYRRNETARRLRVGGSGMIGLVVTNLANPFYSRLALGVQEVAYEHGLRVLLGNTGEQVDRERGLVEDLASRQVDGMIVVPSGASHRHLAPAVLRGMPIVFASRPPTGMDADCVLVDDFGGAEAATGRLIEDGHERIGFLGNPPALYTGAERFRGYWVAHEAAGLEPDERHIRRGLADVATAERAAVALLREPGAPTALFCTNNRLTQGAIRAVRTLGVPVALAGFDDFDLADVLGLPLTIASYDADEIGRRAGQMLIDRINVGPGTPLPARRSVVPTEVIRYGTNRP; from the coding sequence ATGCGTGACGTCGCTGCCCGTGCCGAGGTCAGCGCGATGACCGTCTCCCGCGTGCTCAAGGACGACCCCCGGGTCACCGAAGCCACCCGGGAGCGGGTGCTGAGCGCCGTCGACGCGCTCGGATACCGGCGGAACGAAACCGCTCGCCGTCTACGGGTCGGTGGCAGCGGGATGATCGGTCTGGTCGTCACCAACCTGGCCAATCCCTTCTATTCGCGGCTGGCTCTCGGGGTCCAGGAGGTGGCGTACGAACACGGCCTGCGGGTCCTGCTCGGCAACACCGGCGAACAGGTCGACCGGGAGCGAGGCCTGGTGGAGGATCTGGCGTCCCGCCAGGTCGACGGGATGATCGTGGTTCCGTCGGGCGCCAGTCACCGTCACCTGGCACCGGCCGTGCTGCGCGGCATGCCGATCGTCTTCGCCTCCCGGCCGCCGACGGGGATGGACGCCGACTGCGTACTGGTGGACGACTTCGGCGGAGCGGAAGCGGCCACCGGCCGGCTGATCGAGGACGGACACGAGCGGATCGGGTTCCTGGGGAACCCGCCCGCCCTCTACACCGGTGCCGAACGCTTCCGTGGCTACTGGGTCGCCCATGAGGCGGCCGGCCTGGAGCCGGACGAACGGCACATCCGCCGCGGACTGGCCGACGTGGCCACGGCCGAGCGTGCCGCCGTCGCTCTGCTGCGCGAGCCCGGCGCGCCCACCGCCCTCTTCTGCACCAACAACCGGCTGACGCAGGGCGCCATCCGGGCCGTTCGCACACTCGGAGTCCCGGTGGCCCTGGCCGGTTTCGACGACTTCGACCTGGCGGACGTCCTCGGGCTCCCGCTGACGATCGCGTCCTACGACGCCGACGAGATCGGGCGCAGGGCCGGCCAGATGCTCATCGACCGCATCAACGTCGGCCCCGGAACCCCGCTGCCCGCAAGACGCTCCGTGGTCCCCACCGAAGTCATCCGGTACGGGACCAACCGACCGTAA